One region of Pygocentrus nattereri isolate fPygNat1 chromosome 14, fPygNat1.pri, whole genome shotgun sequence genomic DNA includes:
- the nfe2l1a gene encoding endoplasmic reticulum membrane sensor NFE2L1a isoform X2 — MQSLKKYFSEGLIQVAILLSLAGIRVDVDPYLPPLSEIIQGQSSALTQTQFHNLWNSLDGHSLHPKSLDLDRFFTTRRLLRWVRSLDHLQVPVAQLETWLVHRESDNSVTAMQGQAGALEGADGLVDIEDSASLTMRMGGGGMSELGYNPVGEENLEDLSRLSRSQMDNEDIKEFAGLEEDTSFSIEECLQLLESNLPLREQQHLGDADVKRVEEDPLQYQRPLLSPLLPQDEPLLDLEQQWQDVLAIMDPEDMDVDDSHFTVGGRASETGHMDNPIHQDTSRHQTDLLRCSQISSASRDISKEDSHQSNHNQNISNASSNIDFHLNDSDIIDFLLSSATDSSANNSQNSNGSSMEEQDLPSLFGPHLEEDMFEEISLLDLALENEFSQSQVSQNVEQDHTDSDSGLSLDFSQSPSSPCRSESSCSSSSSSCSSSSMSSTESAPEEGAIGYTPIKEELTDEEDEGAVGGYNPEQHKMCHTNYRQLSQFQHLPWLEHIGHNHTYNQPQCISQRKFPKQHSNESLEHDVQNKLSSRDEKQARAMKIPFSNDHIINLPVEEFNELLAKHRLSEDQLTLIRDIRRRGKNKMAAQNCRRRKLDILLGLEHNVNGLRRHRARLLREKSEVSRSVREMKQRLNDLYQEVYSLLREEQGMFCSVNDFVMQQGNSSHMSFPTHCSSQSRRKSGKRQKEKE; from the exons ATGCAGTCCCTGAAGAAGTACTTCAGTGAAGGCCTAATTCAGGTGGCCATACTGCTCAGTCTAGCAGGGATAAGGGTGGATGTGGACCCTtatctccctcctctctctgagATCATCCAAGGCCAAAGCTCAGCTCTAACCCAAACCCAGTTCCACAACCTCTGGAACTCGCTGGATGGGCACAGTCTCCACCCGAAGAGCTTGGACCTGGACAGGTTCTTCACAACCCGCAGGCTGCTGCGCTGGGTGCGCTCGCTGGACCACCTGCAGGTTCCAGTAGCGCAGCTTGAAACCTGGCTGGTCCACAGGGAGTCTGACAACAGTGTGACAGCGATGCAGGGCCAGGCTGGAGCACTGGAGGGGGCTGATGGGCTGGTGGACATCGAGGACTCAGCCAGCTTGACCATGAGGATGGGAGGTGGAGGGATGTCAGAGTTGGGGTACAACCCAGTCGGGGAGGAGAACCTGGAGGATCTGTCTCGGCTCTCAAGAAGCCAGATGGATAATGAAGACATTAAAGAG TTTGCAGGTTTAGAAGAAGATACCTCATTCTCTATCGAGGAGTGTTTGCAACTATTGGAGTCAAATTTGCCCCTAAGAGAGCAGCAACAT TTGGGAGATGCTGATGTAAAGAGAGTGGAGGAAGACCCACTGCAATACCAAAGGCCTCTTCTCTCCCCACTGCTCCCTCAAGATGAGCCCTTGCTGGACCTAGAACAACAGTGGCAAGATGTTTTGGCTATTATGGATCCAGAG GACATGGATGTGGATGATTCTCATTTCACTGTTGGAGGAAGAGCAAGTGAAACAGGACATATGGACAATCCTATCCACCAGGATACTAGCCGTCACCAAACAGACTTGCTAAGATGCAGCCAGATCTCATCTGCAAGCAGAGACATCAGCAAAGAAGACAGCCATCAATCCAACCATAACCAGAACATTTCAAATGCCTCTTCCAACATAgattttcatttgaatgactctgACATCATAgatttccttctctcttctgCAACAGATAGCTCTGCTAACAACAGTCAGAATTCAAATGGATCCTCTATGGAGGAACAGGACCTGCCAAGTCTTTTTGGTCCTCACCTGGAAGAAGACATGTTTGAAGAGATCAGTTTGCTGGATCTAGCTCTGGAGAATGAATTTAGCCAGTCACAGGTTTCCCAGAATGTAGAACAGGACCATACAGACTCTGACTCTGGACTATCTCTGGACTTCAGCCAAAGTCCTTCTTCCCCATGTAGATCTGAATCTTCATGTTCCTCTTCATCATCCTCTTGTTCTTCATCATCCATGTCATCCACAGAGTCAGCTCCAGAGGAGGGGGCTATAGGATACACCCCCATCAAAGAGGAACTCActgatgaagaagatgaaggaGCTGTTGGTGGTTACAACCCAGAGCAACATAAGATGTGCCACACAAATTACCGGCAGCTCAGTCAGTTCCAACATTTACCCTGGCTTGAACACATCGGCCATAATCACACCTACAATCAGCCCCAATGTATCAGTCAAAGAAAGTTCCCCAAACAGCATTCAAATGAGTCTCTGGAGCATGACGTCCAGAACAAGCTTTCTAGTAGAGATGAGAAGCAAGCACGTGCCATGAAAATTCCATTTTCCAATGACCACATAATTAACTTGCCTGTGGAGGAGTTCAATGAGCTACTGGCTAAGCACCGCCTAAGTGAGGATCAGCTCACACTGATCAGAGACATTCGGAGGAGAGGCAAAAACAAGATGGCAGCGCAAAACTGTCGGCGTAGAAAGCTAGACATCTTACTGGGCCTGGAGCATAACGTTAATGGCTTGCGACGTCACCGCGCCAGACTACTCCGAGAAAAGTCTGAAGTTTCACGCTCAGTCAGAGAAATGAAGCAACGCCTTAATGACCTCTACCAAGAAGTGTACAGTCTACTCAGGGAAGAGCAAGGGATGTTCTGCTCAGTCAATGACTTTGTGATGCAACAGGGCAACAGTAGCCACATGTCATTCCCCACACACTGCAGTTCACAATCCAGACGGAAGTCTggaaagaggcagaaagagaaggagtga
- the cbx1a gene encoding chromobox protein homolog 1a, with amino-acid sequence MSQPTDTTSAPPEPPQTDKLAAIGGKKQSKKKVEEVVEEEEDEYVVEKVLDRRVVKGRVEYLLKWKGFTNEDNTWEPEDNLDCPDLIAEYLQSHKKAGDGDKKDGKRKAGESDNEAGSEDRPKKRKDEQEKPRGFARGLDPERIIGATDSSGELMFLMKWKNSDEADLVPAKEANVKCPQVVISFYEERLTWHSYPTEEEEKKDDKN; translated from the exons ATGAGCCAACCAACAGACACCACCAGTGCCCCCCCAG AACCCCCTCAAACAGACAAGCTGGCGGCCATCGGAGGCAAGAAACAGAGCAAGAAGaaggtggaggaggtggtggaggaggaagaggacgaATATGTGGTGGAGAAAGTTCTGGACAGACGGGTGGTGAAGGGCAGGGTTGAGTACTTGCTCAAATGGAAGGGCTTCACAAA TGAGGACAACACATGGGAGCCTGAAGATAACCTCGACTGCCCAGATCTGATAGCAGAGTACTTACAGTCACATAAAAAAGCTGGAGATGGGGATAAAAAAGATGGCAAAAGGAAAGCAGGCGAATCGGACAACGAGGCAGGCAGTGAAGACAGACCCaagaagagaaaagatgag CAGGAGAAGCCCAGGGGTTTTGCCCGGGGCTTGGATCCTGAGCGCATTATTGGAGCCACAGATTCTAGTGGAGAACTGATGTTCCTTATGAAGTG GAAAAATTCGGATGAGGCAGATCTTGTGCCAGCAAAGGAAGCCAACGTGAAGTGCCCGCAAGTCGTCATTTCTTTCTATGAGGAACGGCTAACGTGGCACTCGTACCCCActgaggaggaagagaagaaagatgACAAGAACTAA
- the nfe2l1a gene encoding endoplasmic reticulum membrane sensor NFE2L1a isoform X1, protein MQSLKKYFSEGLIQVAILLSLAGIRVDVDPYLPPLSEIIQGQSSALTQTQFHNLWNSLDGHSLHPKSLDLDRFFTTRRLLRWVRSLDHLQVPVAQLETWLVHRESDNSVTAMQGQAGALEGADGLVDIEDSASLTMRMGGGGMSELGYNPVGEENLEDLSRLSRSQMDNEDIKEETDEMPLWQQEPNHNVHQQQLPQEQNQHFGQFNEDEDEFMVDSWRNANPFHNPMGNILGEDVQFAGLEEDTSFSIEECLQLLESNLPLREQQHLGDADVKRVEEDPLQYQRPLLSPLLPQDEPLLDLEQQWQDVLAIMDPEDMDVDDSHFTVGGRASETGHMDNPIHQDTSRHQTDLLRCSQISSASRDISKEDSHQSNHNQNISNASSNIDFHLNDSDIIDFLLSSATDSSANNSQNSNGSSMEEQDLPSLFGPHLEEDMFEEISLLDLALENEFSQSQVSQNVEQDHTDSDSGLSLDFSQSPSSPCRSESSCSSSSSSCSSSSMSSTESAPEEGAIGYTPIKEELTDEEDEGAVGGYNPEQHKMCHTNYRQLSQFQHLPWLEHIGHNHTYNQPQCISQRKFPKQHSNESLEHDVQNKLSSRDEKQARAMKIPFSNDHIINLPVEEFNELLAKHRLSEDQLTLIRDIRRRGKNKMAAQNCRRRKLDILLGLEHNVNGLRRHRARLLREKSEVSRSVREMKQRLNDLYQEVYSLLREEQGMFCSVNDFVMQQGNSSHMSFPTHCSSQSRRKSGKRQKEKE, encoded by the exons ATGCAGTCCCTGAAGAAGTACTTCAGTGAAGGCCTAATTCAGGTGGCCATACTGCTCAGTCTAGCAGGGATAAGGGTGGATGTGGACCCTtatctccctcctctctctgagATCATCCAAGGCCAAAGCTCAGCTCTAACCCAAACCCAGTTCCACAACCTCTGGAACTCGCTGGATGGGCACAGTCTCCACCCGAAGAGCTTGGACCTGGACAGGTTCTTCACAACCCGCAGGCTGCTGCGCTGGGTGCGCTCGCTGGACCACCTGCAGGTTCCAGTAGCGCAGCTTGAAACCTGGCTGGTCCACAGGGAGTCTGACAACAGTGTGACAGCGATGCAGGGCCAGGCTGGAGCACTGGAGGGGGCTGATGGGCTGGTGGACATCGAGGACTCAGCCAGCTTGACCATGAGGATGGGAGGTGGAGGGATGTCAGAGTTGGGGTACAACCCAGTCGGGGAGGAGAACCTGGAGGATCTGTCTCGGCTCTCAAGAAGCCAGATGGATAATGAAGACATTAAAGAG GAAACAGATGAAATGCCCCTGTGGCAACAAGAACCTAACCATAATGTCCATCAGCAGCAACTGCCTCAAGAACAAAACCAACACTTTGGTCAGTTTAATGAAGACGAGGATGAATTCATGGTGGATAGCTGGAGGAATGCAAATCCATTTCATAACCCCATGGGCAACATCCTGGGGGAAGATGTCCAG TTTGCAGGTTTAGAAGAAGATACCTCATTCTCTATCGAGGAGTGTTTGCAACTATTGGAGTCAAATTTGCCCCTAAGAGAGCAGCAACAT TTGGGAGATGCTGATGTAAAGAGAGTGGAGGAAGACCCACTGCAATACCAAAGGCCTCTTCTCTCCCCACTGCTCCCTCAAGATGAGCCCTTGCTGGACCTAGAACAACAGTGGCAAGATGTTTTGGCTATTATGGATCCAGAG GACATGGATGTGGATGATTCTCATTTCACTGTTGGAGGAAGAGCAAGTGAAACAGGACATATGGACAATCCTATCCACCAGGATACTAGCCGTCACCAAACAGACTTGCTAAGATGCAGCCAGATCTCATCTGCAAGCAGAGACATCAGCAAAGAAGACAGCCATCAATCCAACCATAACCAGAACATTTCAAATGCCTCTTCCAACATAgattttcatttgaatgactctgACATCATAgatttccttctctcttctgCAACAGATAGCTCTGCTAACAACAGTCAGAATTCAAATGGATCCTCTATGGAGGAACAGGACCTGCCAAGTCTTTTTGGTCCTCACCTGGAAGAAGACATGTTTGAAGAGATCAGTTTGCTGGATCTAGCTCTGGAGAATGAATTTAGCCAGTCACAGGTTTCCCAGAATGTAGAACAGGACCATACAGACTCTGACTCTGGACTATCTCTGGACTTCAGCCAAAGTCCTTCTTCCCCATGTAGATCTGAATCTTCATGTTCCTCTTCATCATCCTCTTGTTCTTCATCATCCATGTCATCCACAGAGTCAGCTCCAGAGGAGGGGGCTATAGGATACACCCCCATCAAAGAGGAACTCActgatgaagaagatgaaggaGCTGTTGGTGGTTACAACCCAGAGCAACATAAGATGTGCCACACAAATTACCGGCAGCTCAGTCAGTTCCAACATTTACCCTGGCTTGAACACATCGGCCATAATCACACCTACAATCAGCCCCAATGTATCAGTCAAAGAAAGTTCCCCAAACAGCATTCAAATGAGTCTCTGGAGCATGACGTCCAGAACAAGCTTTCTAGTAGAGATGAGAAGCAAGCACGTGCCATGAAAATTCCATTTTCCAATGACCACATAATTAACTTGCCTGTGGAGGAGTTCAATGAGCTACTGGCTAAGCACCGCCTAAGTGAGGATCAGCTCACACTGATCAGAGACATTCGGAGGAGAGGCAAAAACAAGATGGCAGCGCAAAACTGTCGGCGTAGAAAGCTAGACATCTTACTGGGCCTGGAGCATAACGTTAATGGCTTGCGACGTCACCGCGCCAGACTACTCCGAGAAAAGTCTGAAGTTTCACGCTCAGTCAGAGAAATGAAGCAACGCCTTAATGACCTCTACCAAGAAGTGTACAGTCTACTCAGGGAAGAGCAAGGGATGTTCTGCTCAGTCAATGACTTTGTGATGCAACAGGGCAACAGTAGCCACATGTCATTCCCCACACACTGCAGTTCACAATCCAGACGGAAGTCTggaaagaggcagaaagagaaggagtga